The Engystomops pustulosus chromosome 4, aEngPut4.maternal, whole genome shotgun sequence genome contains a region encoding:
- the LOC140125834 gene encoding uncharacterized protein, with translation IDSNRSTSVLCKEDDVESEEDDVESEEDDVESEKDDVESEEDDVESEEDDVESEEDDVESEEDDVESEEDDVEREEDDVESEEDDVESEEDDVESEEDDVESEEDDVESEEDDVESEEDDDESEEDDDESEEDDDESEEDDDESEEDDDESEEDDDESEEDDDESEEDDDEREEDDDEREEDDDEREDDDDEREDDDDEREDDDDDREEDDDDDREEDDDDDREEDDDDDREEDDDDDREEDDDDDREEDDDDDREEDDDDDREEDDDDDREEDDDDDREEDDDDDREEDDDDDREEDDDDDREEDDDDDREEDDDDDREEDDDDDDDREEDDDDDDEREEDDDDDDEREEDDDDDDEREEDDDDDDEREDDDDEREEDDDDDDEREDDDDDDEREDDDDDDEREDDDDDDEREDDDDDDEREDDDDDEREDDDDDDEREDDDDDDEREDVGR, from the coding sequence TGAGAGTGAGAAGGATGATGTTGAGAGTGAGGAGGATGATGTTGAGAGTGAGGAGGATGATGTTGAGAGTGAGGAGGATGATGTTGAGAGTGAGGAGGATGATGTTGAGAGTGAGGAGGACGATGTTGAGAGGGAGGAGGACGATGTTGAGAGTGAGGAGGACGATGTTGAGAGTGAGGAGGACGATGTTGAGAGTGAGGAGGACGATGTTGAGAGTGAGGAGGACGATGTTGAGAGTGAGGAGGACGATGTTGAGAGTGAGGAGGACGATGATGAGAGTGAGGAGGACGATGATGAGAGTGAGGAGGACGATGATGAGAGTGAGGAGGACGATGATGAGAGTGAGGAGGACGATGATGAGAGTGAGGAGGACGATGATGAGAGTGAGGAGGACGATGATGAGAGTGAGGAGGACGatgatgagagggaggaggacgatgatgagagggaggaggacgATGATGAGAGGGAGGATGACGATGATGAGAGGGAGGATGACGATGATGAGAGGGAGGATGACGATGATGACAGAGAGGAGGATGACGATGATGACAGAGAGGAGGATGACGATGATGACAGAGAGGAGGATGACGATGATGACAGAGAGGAGGATGACGATGATGACAGAGAGGAGGATGACGATGATGACAGAGAGGAGGATGACGATGATGACAGAGAGGAGGATGACGATGATGACAGAGAGGAGGATGACGATGATGACAGAGAGGAGGATGACGATGATGACAGAGAGGAGGATGACGATGATGACAGAGAGGAGGATGACGATGATGACAGAGAGGAGGATGACGATGATGACAGAGAGGAGGATGACGATGATGACAGAGAGGAGGATGACGATGATGAcagagaggaggatgatgatgatgatgatgacagagaggaggatgatgatgatgatgatgagagggaggaggatgatgatgatgatgatgagagggaggaggatgatgatgatgatgatgagagggaggaggatgatgatgatgatgatgagagggaggatgatgatgatgagagagaggaggatgatgatgatgatgatgagagggaggatgatgatgatgatgatgagagggaggatgatgatgatgatgatgagagggaggatgatgatgatgatgatgagagggaggatgatgatgatgatgatgagagggaggatgatgatgatgatgagagggaggatgatgatgatgatgatgagagggaggatgatgatgatgatgatgagagaGAGGATGTGGGGAGGTGA